In Pectobacterium aroidearum, the following are encoded in one genomic region:
- a CDS encoding hemerythrin domain-containing protein, with product MNIDKFKHQHTEILESIDTLRQLSRAGVTENAADIARAIVAMSSTIKLHLSAEDRVLYPSLQRSGDEQLTKMSQHYQDEMQTIAADYDAFSRRWNTASQLIGHDRDFRADANHVLRKVYERMQRENHDFYPRIETA from the coding sequence ATGAACATTGATAAATTCAAACACCAGCACACCGAGATACTCGAAAGTATTGATACCCTGCGCCAACTATCCCGTGCTGGCGTAACGGAAAATGCCGCTGACATCGCCCGCGCTATCGTCGCCATGAGTTCCACTATCAAATTGCACCTGTCCGCAGAAGATCGCGTGCTTTACCCTTCGCTTCAGCGCAGCGGTGATGAACAGTTAACGAAAATGAGTCAGCATTATCAGGATGAAATGCAAACCATTGCCGCCGATTACGATGCCTTTTCCCGTCGCTGGAATACGGCTTCACAGTTGATTGGCCACGACCGGGATTTCCGGGCGGATGCTAATCACGTATTGCGGAAGGTCTATGAGCGTATGCAGCGGGAGAACCACGATTTTTATCCCCGCATCGAAACGGCCTGA
- a CDS encoding multidrug effflux MFS transporter, with translation MQRFVLILLTLVLLGPLGIDIYLPLIPAIAVALNSPESLIQSTVALFILIMGLGQLLAGPLVDKYGRRPMALAGVMIYIIGAVMAALATSATLFVLSRLFQGMAVCCTAVAIFSSVRDKLNGDDAARTYGFLNGTLNIVPALAPLLGGLLAEAFGWRAPFWFLAGYSILVLAIVIRFLPETRPDSTLPVHGLPLRQYARLLSDRHFLGFASVNAGAMGMALTYVTFSPVVLMNQAQLTPLEFSIAFGANGFWIMLVSFFANRIIRKVGRPRCLAVGSLLMGAGFLSLLGGVVLLPDALQNTWPTYMLPVALACAGLAFLIGPSTSYALEPYSNEAGIASAMVGFVQMAGGAALGLIAMALPLSSKISLALVMLCAALLAIRARLLTRHHKGSITSLPRTE, from the coding sequence ATGCAACGATTTGTTCTGATTTTACTGACTCTGGTTCTGCTCGGCCCTCTGGGTATCGACATCTATTTGCCGCTTATTCCTGCCATTGCCGTGGCGCTAAACAGCCCTGAATCGCTGATTCAGTCCACCGTCGCCCTGTTTATTCTGATCATGGGATTAGGCCAGCTTCTGGCTGGGCCGCTGGTCGACAAGTACGGTCGTCGCCCGATGGCGTTGGCAGGCGTGATGATCTATATCATCGGAGCTGTCATGGCCGCGCTGGCAACCAGCGCCACACTGTTCGTTCTCTCACGCCTTTTTCAGGGTATGGCCGTCTGCTGTACCGCCGTTGCCATTTTCAGCAGCGTCCGTGACAAGCTAAACGGCGACGATGCCGCCAGAACCTATGGTTTTCTCAACGGCACGCTGAATATTGTGCCGGCGCTGGCGCCGCTATTAGGCGGTCTGTTGGCCGAAGCCTTCGGCTGGCGTGCCCCCTTCTGGTTCCTCGCAGGCTACAGCATTCTGGTTCTGGCAATCGTCATCCGTTTTCTGCCCGAAACGCGCCCGGACTCAACGTTGCCCGTGCACGGCTTACCGCTGCGCCAATATGCCCGCTTGTTATCCGATCGCCACTTTCTAGGGTTCGCGTCAGTCAACGCAGGCGCAATGGGGATGGCGTTAACCTACGTCACCTTTTCCCCTGTGGTGCTGATGAATCAGGCACAGCTGACGCCGCTTGAGTTTTCGATTGCCTTCGGCGCAAACGGCTTTTGGATCATGCTGGTCAGCTTTTTTGCAAACCGCATTATCCGCAAAGTCGGCCGTCCACGCTGTCTGGCTGTGGGTAGCCTGCTGATGGGCGCGGGTTTCCTTTCGCTGCTTGGTGGTGTCGTGCTCTTACCTGACGCGCTGCAAAACACCTGGCCGACCTACATGCTGCCCGTCGCCTTGGCCTGTGCCGGTCTGGCATTTTTGATCGGTCCCTCCACCAGCTATGCGCTGGAGCCTTATTCCAATGAGGCGGGGATTGCGTCGGCGATGGTAGGATTCGTGCAAATGGCAGGGGGTGCGGCGCTGGGGTTGATTGCGATGGCGCTCCCTCTGTCGTCAAAAATATCACTGGCACTGGTGATGCTCTGTGCCGCACTGCTGGCAATACGCGCCCGTCTGCTCACGCGGCACCACAAGGGCAGCATTACATCACTGCCCCGCACTGAGTAA